The following proteins come from a genomic window of Trifolium pratense cultivar HEN17-A07 linkage group LG4, ARS_RC_1.1, whole genome shotgun sequence:
- the LOC123924529 gene encoding actin-related protein 7-like: MEAVVVDVGSKLLKAGFAIPDQTPAMIIPTQMKRMLDDGSPVDEVTIDPVVRGYISDWDAVEDLLHHVLYTGLGWEIGNEGNILFTDPLCTPKANKEQLVQLMFENFNISGFYASEQSVLSLYAVGRISGCTVDIGHGKIDIAPVIEGAVHHIGSRRFEFGGTDLTNFLAQELGKSNPQVNISMSDVEKIKEQYSCCVEDELAYQKTLYSCPVEKHTLPDGQVITIGRERYTVGEALFQPSLLGLEAHGIVEQLVRAISNVSSDNHRQLLENTVVCGGTSSMIGFEVRFQKESTLSSSAVQPTLVKPPEYMPENLNTYSAWVGGAILAKVVFPQNQHITKADYDETGPSIVHRKCF; this comes from the exons ATGGAAGCGGTTGTGGTTGACGTCGGTTCTAAACTTCTCAAAGCTGGTTTTGCAATTCCTGATCAGACTCCTGCCATG ATAATTCCCACTCAGATGAAACGGATGCTTGATGATGGTTCACCGGTTGATGAAGTCACCATTGATCCAGTCGTGCGAGGATATATCAGTGATTGGGATGCTGTGGAGGATTTGTTGCACCATGTTTTATATACTGGTCTTGGGTGGGAAATCGGCAATGAAGGAAACATACTATTTACAGACCCACTTTGTACTCCAAAG GCCAACAAGGAACAGTTGGTGCAACTAATGTTTGAAAACTTCAACATATCGGGGTTTTATGCATCAGAACAATCAGTGTTATCATTGTATGCTGTTGGACGTATCTCAGGGTGCACTGTTGATATTGGACATGGAAAAATAG ATATTGCGCCTGTGATTGAGGGTGCTGTTCACCACATCGGTTCCAGAAGATTTGAGTTTGGAGGTACTGATCTAACTAATTTCCTCGCTCAAGAACTCGGCAAATCAAATCCGCAAGTAAATATCAGCATGTCTGATGTGGAGAAAATAAAAGAGCAATATTCATGCTGTGTTGAAGATGAGTTAGCTTATCAGAAAACCCTGTATTCTTGTCCTGTGGAGAAACATACGCTTCCTGATGGACAG GTGATAACAATTGGGAGAGAAAGATACACGGTTGGTGAAGCTTTATTCCAGCCATCTCTGTTGGGTTTAGAAGCTCATGGCATTGTTGAGCAGCTTGTCCGTGCTATTTCAAATGTATCATCTGATAATCATCGACAGCTGCTGGAAAATACTGTGGTTTGTGGTGGCACTTCTTCCATGATTG GTTTTGAAGTGAGGTTTCAGAAGGAATCTACCTTAAGTTCTTCAGCGGTTCAACCTACCCTGGTTAAG CCTCCAGAATACATGCCAGAAAATTTAAACACGTATTCTGCATGGGTGGGAGGTGCCATACTCGCTAAAGTAGTTTTTCCACAAAATCAGCATATAACAAAGGCAGATTATGATGAAACCGGGCCTTCCATTGTTCACCGGAAATGCTTCTGA
- the LOC123921200 gene encoding uncharacterized protein LOC123921200 isoform X2, which yields MEAPNLSSQTNWKITSGTLHNTLTFQSSLSFSDEDDTESLPLLLHSPSPDSAPCEITINFAEKHEVRQIYVRSTARVYEIYTAPDLKTNNEYLCTVRCGVATRDGEILRSRCVNEIGDDNVRNEDDWVEVKVVDGNSQTKPYINLTSNAQDLFEATAEINDANPCISVSIRLLSLQSKGSVCVDEIYVFGDPVDSEIQETHNENSSNSSLMAMLLPTLMQVSKTTGLSSLNAVRKEKQFVLEDDLKENQMKGKDIITDLHAELKEGPSQPDTLSQAAKMESNRDAVSSQAAQLDSNCRAIPSKIAEAENYHHAVPSQASINQGDFSGGNVERVLEKLMSRMDRIEEICLGFQEKMIMPMNQIDARLQRVEQQLETLSMKWKNSELPSCHRISAPDASCIESDTNYCENCLDCTVTGEIESDKKSLHTEVLNVSAPDDSPQDMSDSENTTQLLPGLVVTAPEFPDGEDEEDNESEQEISPSNDKAKPSIDDALSSALANFLSSSLSSEFTMYTKSLHVKAPEFTYEDDDHESNNETVKNDSVYPTDNDKLTVKNDSMHYTEGDQVLALSANSLEIGENVKNDSNDKSSEKTMPEAEQCDFLCSAQGDQDEVCVESTLAEPSLRMDFNDNVEDDKNGEITDKERDVFSSDISNIPNEVVDSQKPSDYTFEPPKNTFHDNIIENVLGFSLASHAVDFEIPLLDVKFDSQTSPITDGFLESLLDETPETSSRDPSVKEISEDLSIKEQLKGNGDLSIEEHSNLISVDEYEPVNPASNPYFVPVEDLCASITELNL from the exons ATGGAAGCTCCAAATTTGAGTTCCCAAACCAACTGGAAAATAACCTCCGGCACTCTCCATAACACTCTCACCTTCCAAtcatctctctctttctccgACGAAGACGATACCGAATCTCTTCCTCTTCTCCTACACTCTCCCTCACCAGATTCCGCCCCTTGCGAAATCACAA TTAATTTTGCGGAGAAACATGAGGTGAGACAAATCTACGTTCGAAGTACTGCTCGAGTGTATGAGATTTATACTGCACCTGATCTGAAAACAAATAATGAGTATCTTTGTACGGTTCGTTGTGGTGTTGCTACTAGAGATGGTGAAATTCTTCGTTCTCGATGTGTTAATGAAATTGGTGATGATAATGTTAGAAATGAAGATGATTGGGTTGAAGTTAAAGTTGTTGATGGTAATTCGCAAACAAAACCCTACATCAATTTAACTAGTAATGCTCAG GATCTTTTTGAAGCCACAGCTGAGATTAATGACGCGAATCCTTGCATTTCTGTTTCAATTCGTCTGCTCTCGCTTCAGAGCAAAGGCAGCGTTTGTGTGGATGAGATTTATGTGTTCGGCGATCCTGTTGATTCAGAAATCCAAGAAACCCATAACGAAAACTCATCCAACAGTTCTCTGATGGCTATGCTTCTTCCGACTTTAATGCAAGTTTCCAAGACAACTGGTCTCAGCAGTCTAAATGCTGTTAGAAAGGAAAAACAATTTGTTTTGGAGGATGATTTGAAAGAAAATCAGATGAAAGGAAAGGATATCATAACTGATCTTCATGCTGAATTGAAAGAGGGTCCATCCCAGCCAGATACACTCTCACAAGCTGCTAAAATGGA GAGCAACCGTGATGCTGTATCCTCACAAGCTGCTCAATTGGACAGCAATTGCAGAGCTATACCCTCAAAAATTGCTGAAGCGGAAAACTATCATCATGCTGTTCCCTCACAAGCTTCTATCAATCAAGGTGATTTTTCGGGTGGTAATGTTGAAAGGGTCCTGGAAAAGCTTATGTCACGAATGGACAGGATAGAAGAAATCTGTTTGGGCTTTCAAGAGAAAATGATAATGCCCATGAACCAGATTGATGCTAGACTCCAGCGAGTTGAGCAGCAACTTGAGACGTTGTCTATGAAATGGAAAAACTCTGAATTGCCATCATGTCATAGAATATCTGCTCCTGATGCTTCTTGTATTGAGTCAGATACCAACTATTGTGAGAATTGTCTTGATTGTACAGTCACCGGGGAAATTGAATCAGATAAGAAATCTTTACATACTGAGGTACTAAATGTCTCTGCTCCAGATGACTCTCCTCAAGATATGTCTGATTCTGAAAATACCACTCAATTGCTCCCAGGTCTTGTAGTTACAGCCCCTGAGTTTCCTGACGGCGAGGATGAAGAAGATAATGAATCAGAACAAGAAATTAGTCCTTCGAATGATAAAGCAAAACCGTCAATTGATGATGCTTTATCTTCTGCATTAGCTAATTTTTTGTCGTCTTCTCTGTCATCAGAGTTTACAATGTATACCAAAAGTCTACATGTTAAAGCCCCTGAGTTTACATATGAAGATGATGACCACGAAAGCAATAATGAGACAGTGAAAAATGACTCAGTGTATCCCACAGACAACGATAAATTGACAGTGAAGAATGACTCAATGCATTACACAGAAGGAGATCAAGTGTTGGCTTTGTCGGCTAATTCATTGGAAATCGGAGAGAATGTAAAAAATGATTCTAATGATAAAAGCTCTGAAAAGACTATGCCGGAAGCTGAACAGTGTGATTTTTTATGCAGTGCACAAGGAGATCAAGATGAGGTGTGTGTTGAAAGTACTTTAGCTGAACCTAGTCTAAGAATGGATTTTAACGACAACGTTGAAGATGACAAAAATGGTGAAATCACTGATAAGGAAAGGGATGTTTTCTCGTCCGATATAAGTAACATTCCAAATGAGGTTGTAGATAGTCAGAAACCCAGTGATTATACATTTGAGCCCCCCAAAAACACCTTCCATGACAACATCATAGAGAATGTTCTTGGATTTTCACTTGCTTCCCATGCAGTAGATTTTGAAATTCCATTATTGGATGTGAAATTTGATTCTCAGACAAGTCCTATAACCGACGGTTTCCTTGAATCCCTTCTGGATGAGACACCAGAAACCAGCTCAAGAGATCCATCTGTCAAGGAAATCAGTGAGGATCTTTCCATTAAGGAACAACTTAAAGGCAATGGTGATCTTTCAATTGAGGAGCACTCTAACTTAATTTCAGTCGACGAATATGAACCGGTGAATCCAGCTAGCAATCCCTATTTTGTACCGGTTGAAGACTTGTGTGCTTCAATAACTGAACTGAACCTGTGA
- the LOC123921200 gene encoding uncharacterized protein LOC123921200 isoform X1: MEAPNLSSQTNWKITSGTLHNTLTFQSSLSFSDEDDTESLPLLLHSPSPDSAPCEITINFAEKHEVRQIYVRSTARVYEIYTAPDLKTNNEYLCTVRCGVATRDGEILRSRCVNEIGDDNVRNEDDWVEVKVVDGNSQTKPYINLTSNAQDLFEATAEINDANPCISVSIRLLSLQSKGSVCVDEIYVFGDPVDSEIQETHNENSSNSSLMAMLLPTLMQVSKTTGLSSLNAVRKEKQFVLEDDLKENQMKGKDIITDLHAELKEGPSQPDTLSQAAKMERNCAAVPSQAAKMVSNRDAVSSQAAQLDSNCRAIPSKIAEAENYHHAVPSQASINQGDFSGGNVERVLEKLMSRMDRIEEICLGFQEKMIMPMNQIDARLQRVEQQLETLSMKWKNSELPSCHRISAPDASCIESDTNYCENCLDCTVTGEIESDKKSLHTEVLNVSAPDDSPQDMSDSENTTQLLPGLVVTAPEFPDGEDEEDNESEQEISPSNDKAKPSIDDALSSALANFLSSSLSSEFTMYTKSLHVKAPEFTYEDDDHESNNETVKNDSVYPTDNDKLTVKNDSMHYTEGDQVLALSANSLEIGENVKNDSNDKSSEKTMPEAEQCDFLCSAQGDQDEVCVESTLAEPSLRMDFNDNVEDDKNGEITDKERDVFSSDISNIPNEVVDSQKPSDYTFEPPKNTFHDNIIENVLGFSLASHAVDFEIPLLDVKFDSQTSPITDGFLESLLDETPETSSRDPSVKEISEDLSIKEQLKGNGDLSIEEHSNLISVDEYEPVNPASNPYFVPVEDLCASITELNL; this comes from the exons ATGGAAGCTCCAAATTTGAGTTCCCAAACCAACTGGAAAATAACCTCCGGCACTCTCCATAACACTCTCACCTTCCAAtcatctctctctttctccgACGAAGACGATACCGAATCTCTTCCTCTTCTCCTACACTCTCCCTCACCAGATTCCGCCCCTTGCGAAATCACAA TTAATTTTGCGGAGAAACATGAGGTGAGACAAATCTACGTTCGAAGTACTGCTCGAGTGTATGAGATTTATACTGCACCTGATCTGAAAACAAATAATGAGTATCTTTGTACGGTTCGTTGTGGTGTTGCTACTAGAGATGGTGAAATTCTTCGTTCTCGATGTGTTAATGAAATTGGTGATGATAATGTTAGAAATGAAGATGATTGGGTTGAAGTTAAAGTTGTTGATGGTAATTCGCAAACAAAACCCTACATCAATTTAACTAGTAATGCTCAG GATCTTTTTGAAGCCACAGCTGAGATTAATGACGCGAATCCTTGCATTTCTGTTTCAATTCGTCTGCTCTCGCTTCAGAGCAAAGGCAGCGTTTGTGTGGATGAGATTTATGTGTTCGGCGATCCTGTTGATTCAGAAATCCAAGAAACCCATAACGAAAACTCATCCAACAGTTCTCTGATGGCTATGCTTCTTCCGACTTTAATGCAAGTTTCCAAGACAACTGGTCTCAGCAGTCTAAATGCTGTTAGAAAGGAAAAACAATTTGTTTTGGAGGATGATTTGAAAGAAAATCAGATGAAAGGAAAGGATATCATAACTGATCTTCATGCTGAATTGAAAGAGGGTCCATCCCAGCCAGATACACTCTCACAAGCTGCTAAAATGGAGAGAAACTGTGCTGCTGTACCCTCACAAGCTGCTAAAATGGTGAGCAACCGTGATGCTGTATCCTCACAAGCTGCTCAATTGGACAGCAATTGCAGAGCTATACCCTCAAAAATTGCTGAAGCGGAAAACTATCATCATGCTGTTCCCTCACAAGCTTCTATCAATCAAGGTGATTTTTCGGGTGGTAATGTTGAAAGGGTCCTGGAAAAGCTTATGTCACGAATGGACAGGATAGAAGAAATCTGTTTGGGCTTTCAAGAGAAAATGATAATGCCCATGAACCAGATTGATGCTAGACTCCAGCGAGTTGAGCAGCAACTTGAGACGTTGTCTATGAAATGGAAAAACTCTGAATTGCCATCATGTCATAGAATATCTGCTCCTGATGCTTCTTGTATTGAGTCAGATACCAACTATTGTGAGAATTGTCTTGATTGTACAGTCACCGGGGAAATTGAATCAGATAAGAAATCTTTACATACTGAGGTACTAAATGTCTCTGCTCCAGATGACTCTCCTCAAGATATGTCTGATTCTGAAAATACCACTCAATTGCTCCCAGGTCTTGTAGTTACAGCCCCTGAGTTTCCTGACGGCGAGGATGAAGAAGATAATGAATCAGAACAAGAAATTAGTCCTTCGAATGATAAAGCAAAACCGTCAATTGATGATGCTTTATCTTCTGCATTAGCTAATTTTTTGTCGTCTTCTCTGTCATCAGAGTTTACAATGTATACCAAAAGTCTACATGTTAAAGCCCCTGAGTTTACATATGAAGATGATGACCACGAAAGCAATAATGAGACAGTGAAAAATGACTCAGTGTATCCCACAGACAACGATAAATTGACAGTGAAGAATGACTCAATGCATTACACAGAAGGAGATCAAGTGTTGGCTTTGTCGGCTAATTCATTGGAAATCGGAGAGAATGTAAAAAATGATTCTAATGATAAAAGCTCTGAAAAGACTATGCCGGAAGCTGAACAGTGTGATTTTTTATGCAGTGCACAAGGAGATCAAGATGAGGTGTGTGTTGAAAGTACTTTAGCTGAACCTAGTCTAAGAATGGATTTTAACGACAACGTTGAAGATGACAAAAATGGTGAAATCACTGATAAGGAAAGGGATGTTTTCTCGTCCGATATAAGTAACATTCCAAATGAGGTTGTAGATAGTCAGAAACCCAGTGATTATACATTTGAGCCCCCCAAAAACACCTTCCATGACAACATCATAGAGAATGTTCTTGGATTTTCACTTGCTTCCCATGCAGTAGATTTTGAAATTCCATTATTGGATGTGAAATTTGATTCTCAGACAAGTCCTATAACCGACGGTTTCCTTGAATCCCTTCTGGATGAGACACCAGAAACCAGCTCAAGAGATCCATCTGTCAAGGAAATCAGTGAGGATCTTTCCATTAAGGAACAACTTAAAGGCAATGGTGATCTTTCAATTGAGGAGCACTCTAACTTAATTTCAGTCGACGAATATGAACCGGTGAATCCAGCTAGCAATCCCTATTTTGTACCGGTTGAAGACTTGTGTGCTTCAATAACTGAACTGAACCTGTGA